One stretch of Ananas comosus cultivar F153 linkage group 6, ASM154086v1, whole genome shotgun sequence DNA includes these proteins:
- the LOC109711522 gene encoding trihelix transcription factor ASIL2-like → MEDEEDQPRSPSPYSSRSPSPSPSPSPPPITIVAPSSAAAAAAAAAVQPPPLPPNGRHLSDPVTIAAAAPHPHAHPAHQTLTLALPIQHPRPSPSPSTYHQHQQGPSSGGGGGGREDCWSEGATSTLIDAWGERYLELSRGNLKQKHWQEVADAVTSRDGYTKTPKTDVQCKNRIDTLKKKYKIEKSKPSTSWPFFSRLDLLLGPNQKTPNPNPNPSANNNNNNNNNNNSNNNNNPSSSSSKIPSGVPIRPPVHPQFPQRHRTPHLYHNPHPAGTKKQPQLSPPSISSEMSAESSDGFPPETAANGGKKRRRVEAEADEEEEEEEEEEEEEEDAARTAGLRELTRAILRFGEVYEKVESSKLRQAMELEKQRLAFARELELQRMQFFMKTQMELSQLTQHHGSGGGGGGTSTSTRRRASGAGPSSNHHHHHLHHKNNSSNTHNTG, encoded by the coding sequence ATGGAGGACGAGGAAGATCAGCCACGCTCGCCGTCCCCCTACTCCTCCCgatccccttccccttccccttccccctcccctcctcccatCACCATCGTtgctccctcctccgccgccgccgccgccgccgccgcagctgtCCAACCCCCGCCCCTGCCCCCCAACGGCCGCCACCTCTCCGACCCCGtcaccatcgccgccgccgccccccacCCCCACGCCCACCCCGCgcaccaaaccctaaccctcgcCCTCCCCATCCAGCATCCCcgcccctccccctccccgtcCACCTACCACCAACACCAACAAGGCCCCTCAtccggcggcgggggcggcggccgCGAGGACTGCTGGAGCGAGGGCGCGACATCCACCCTGATCGACGCGTGGGGCGAGCGCTACCTGGAGCTGAGCCGCGGTAACCTCAAGCAGAAGCACTGGCAGGAGGTGGCCGACGCCGTCACCAGCCGCGACGGCTACACCAAGACCCCAAAGACCGACGTCCAGTGCAAGAACCGCATCGACACCCTCAAGAAGAAGTACAAGATCGAGAAGTCCAAGCCCTCCACCTCCTGGCCCTTCTTCTCCCGCCTCGACCTCCTCCTCGGCCCCAACCAAAAGAcccccaaccccaaccctaaccctagtgctaataataataataataataataataataataattccaataataataataatccctcctcctcctcctccaagaTCCCGTCCGGCGTCCCGATCCGGCCGCCCGTCCACCCCCAATTCCCCCAGCGCCaccgcaccccccacctctaccACAACCCCCACCCCGCCGGCACTAAGAAGCAGCCCCAGCTGTCCCCGCCCTCCATCTCGTCCGAGATGTCGGCCGAGTCCTCCGACGGCTTTCCCCCAGAAACTGCGGCCAACGGGGGTAAGAAGAGGCGAAGAGTAGAGGCGGAGgcggacgaggaggaggaggaggaggaggaggaggaggaggaggaagaggacgcggCGAGGACTGCGGGGCTCAGGGAATTGACCAGGGCGATCCTCCGATTCGGGGAGGTGTACGAGAAGGTGGAGAGCTCCAAGCTGCGGCAGGCGATGGAGCTGGAGAAGCAGAGGCTGGCGTTCGCGAGGGAGCTCGAGCTCCAGAGGATGCAGTTCTTCATGAAGACCCAGATGGAGCTTTCCCAGCTGACGCAACACcacggcagcggcggcggcggcggcgggactAGTACTAGTACTAGGAGGAGGGCGAGCGGTGCCGGCCCGAGCagcaaccaccaccaccaccacctccaccacaAGAACAACAGCAGCAACACCCACAATACAGGGTAG